One Phycisphaerae bacterium RAS2 DNA window includes the following coding sequences:
- the pglA gene encoding N,N'-diacetylbacillosaminyl-diphospho-undecaprenol alpha-1,3-N-acetylgalactosaminyltransferase — protein MLGMHTNAYSATALASADEPCRLLHLVSTFAIKTDTKWLLQIARHLDRRKYHMSAACFYGGGPVRAQLEALGVQTFDLGVPRELDPRAMFRAQRLIARLQPDIVHTHLLRADIYGAVGARLAGVPVVLSTVYAMGDYRREKRRSSDWLIDAACARLPTHAIAVSEAVKSDCVARHGMNPDRITVIHTGVEPPATVDVRAAGIARASWGCCGEEKVILTLARLSYEKGIDTLIDAASVLRDTHPEVRVIVLGEGPDHEALQSRILERQVEDVVKLAGFTRDVWSAIAAADVVCLPSKSEGLPNVLLEAMAMARPIVATRVGGIPEALTDEHDGLLVEPNRPHLLAHALGRVLHDTTFAARLGRAAQATMQRRFHARDVVGRYEALYTRLLKPWRKASDRLVAVH, from the coding sequence ATGCTTGGAATGCATACAAACGCATATTCCGCGACCGCGCTGGCTTCGGCCGACGAACCGTGCCGCCTGCTCCATCTCGTCTCGACGTTCGCCATCAAGACCGACACGAAATGGCTGCTTCAAATTGCGCGGCACCTGGATCGTCGCAAGTATCACATGTCGGCCGCATGCTTCTACGGCGGCGGCCCGGTGCGGGCACAGCTTGAGGCGCTGGGCGTACAGACGTTCGACCTTGGAGTTCCAAGAGAGCTGGACCCCCGCGCCATGTTTCGCGCCCAGCGGCTGATCGCCCGCCTCCAGCCGGACATCGTTCATACCCATCTGCTTCGCGCCGACATTTACGGTGCGGTGGGCGCGCGGCTTGCAGGCGTTCCGGTCGTGCTGTCCACGGTCTATGCGATGGGGGATTACCGCCGTGAGAAGCGGCGCAGCAGTGACTGGCTGATCGATGCGGCGTGCGCGCGACTTCCCACGCATGCCATTGCCGTGTCGGAGGCCGTCAAGAGCGATTGCGTGGCGCGGCACGGCATGAACCCCGATCGCATCACGGTGATTCACACGGGCGTGGAACCGCCTGCGACCGTCGATGTTCGTGCGGCGGGGATCGCCCGGGCGAGCTGGGGCTGCTGCGGCGAGGAGAAGGTTATCCTCACGCTCGCGCGGCTTAGCTATGAGAAGGGCATCGACACCCTGATCGACGCGGCATCGGTCCTGCGCGATACGCATCCCGAAGTGCGCGTCATCGTGCTGGGCGAAGGCCCCGATCACGAGGCGCTGCAAAGCCGTATTCTCGAACGCCAGGTTGAAGACGTTGTAAAGCTGGCCGGGTTCACGCGCGATGTGTGGTCGGCGATTGCCGCGGCCGACGTGGTTTGCCTGCCGAGCAAGTCCGAGGGCTTGCCGAACGTGTTGCTGGAGGCGATGGCCATGGCGCGCCCCATCGTTGCGACGCGCGTCGGCGGCATTCCCGAGGCCCTGACCGACGAGCACGACGGCTTGCTGGTCGAGCCGAATCGTCCGCACCTGCTGGCCCACGCGCTGGGCCGGGTGCTGCACGATACAACGTTCGCGGCACGGCTGGGTCGCGCGGCGCAGGCGACAATGCAGCGGCGCTTTCACGCGCGGGATGTCGTGGGGCGTTACGAAGCGCTGTACACACGGCTTCTGAAGCCGTGGAGGAAAGCGAGTGACCGATTGGTCGCGGTACATTGA
- the tagA gene encoding Putative N-acetylmannosaminyltransferase, which yields MTDWSRYIELPPPVDVLDMPLAPLDKASLAATAVARAKAGVPTTACYANAHTMNLAWRDDQFRRVLTDSDLLYADGASLVWASRWSRARLPERMTAADYFPLMAAACAEAGVSIFLLGNQPGVVDKAAEVLTRDFPTLRITGKHHGHFDLAQSDRIIEHINSTRPDIVFVGMSSPRQEMWLAEHGHKLTAPVKWCVGALFDYYAGVERRGPVWMCRMGCEWLYRLLMDPVGKWRRYLVGNPVFVFRTLKWAFGRRSVKDGGVGIRTGQMV from the coding sequence GTGACCGATTGGTCGCGGTACATTGAGCTTCCGCCGCCAGTGGACGTGCTGGACATGCCGCTGGCTCCGCTGGACAAGGCATCGCTCGCGGCGACCGCTGTCGCGCGCGCCAAGGCCGGCGTGCCGACTACGGCTTGTTATGCGAACGCGCACACCATGAACCTCGCGTGGCGCGACGACCAATTCCGCCGCGTACTCACCGATAGTGACCTGCTGTATGCCGACGGGGCCTCGCTCGTCTGGGCGAGTCGTTGGAGCCGTGCGCGACTGCCAGAGCGGATGACTGCGGCGGATTATTTTCCCCTGATGGCTGCGGCGTGCGCGGAAGCAGGCGTGTCAATTTTTCTCCTCGGCAACCAACCCGGAGTGGTGGATAAAGCGGCCGAAGTGCTGACCCGGGACTTTCCGACGTTGCGAATCACGGGGAAGCACCACGGGCATTTCGACCTGGCCCAATCCGACAGGATCATCGAGCACATCAATTCGACAAGGCCCGATATTGTGTTCGTAGGGATGTCCAGCCCGCGGCAGGAGATGTGGTTGGCTGAACACGGACACAAGCTGACAGCCCCGGTGAAGTGGTGCGTGGGAGCGTTGTTCGACTACTACGCAGGGGTGGAGCGGCGCGGGCCGGTCTGGATGTGTCGAATGGGGTGCGAGTGGCTGTATCGACTCCTGATGGACCCGGTCGGGAAGTGGCGGCGTTACCTCGTGGGGAACCCCGTTTTTGTGTTTCGGACGTTGAAATGGGCCTTTGGCCGGCGGTCGGTTAAGGACGGGGGGGTAGGAATCCGAACGGGTCAAATGGTATGA
- a CDS encoding MurJ-like flippase — MKAVLHMTRQGDAAADESPSAAHEPLNGGGANGQASHGAPTGMFSNSPLHQAMGLYLPATVAFRLINFFRIILLTWFMTQQQFGLLTMILAVMNVMTPLCSLGLNEAVTRYVPQHEKQGTLLAFVRKSFLLLGAITMISVGVICIFARPLGDFFYAQFTDPEVRRLFSADAPELARLSAIVTALLIVYFYLLAVFKGLRMFTALSVMEMAHGLLFLALSIAAIATGHLSAFTLTAVYGISLALPIAWFGFGFIRTIARWHGQHELTEEGDFARRLLKFSVWTTLAGITWQVLVYYPAWYLNKIQGQEAVAVFNAVRQIGQFVLIGAVAVVTVVMTIVTKTWENRGREAAQRQLSLAFRGTGLALFVFCAMLALAKDYIILMFRVEYADGAAILPIHLLFFLMGAYLAFLPIHFHLIEKTRHMFWPWAAGVAANVLYAFWLAGPQQARVMRTAGWQWAAGHASWIFTTGFSGPRGLDSAAWCGVLAIATSLALCVWLIQAECTRLDRGTFIVLGAACLLALSPLLLTAGTVLVLLVAWKTELVFSADERRRINGYILESLRHVPPLRALGRWRNGRT, encoded by the coding sequence GTGAAAGCCGTGCTGCACATGACGAGGCAGGGCGATGCGGCGGCGGATGAATCTCCCTCGGCGGCGCACGAACCGTTGAACGGCGGCGGGGCCAACGGCCAGGCTTCTCACGGCGCGCCGACCGGTATGTTCTCCAACTCACCGCTGCACCAGGCGATGGGGCTGTATCTTCCCGCGACCGTCGCGTTCCGGCTGATCAATTTCTTCCGCATCATTCTGCTGACCTGGTTCATGACCCAGCAGCAGTTCGGCCTCTTGACCATGATCCTCGCGGTGATGAACGTCATGACGCCGCTGTGCAGCCTCGGTTTGAACGAAGCGGTGACCCGGTACGTCCCCCAGCACGAGAAGCAGGGCACGCTCCTGGCGTTCGTGCGAAAGTCATTTCTGCTGCTCGGCGCGATCACCATGATCAGCGTCGGCGTCATCTGCATCTTCGCGCGGCCGCTGGGCGACTTTTTCTACGCCCAGTTCACCGACCCGGAAGTGCGGCGATTGTTCTCGGCCGACGCGCCGGAGCTGGCCCGCCTGTCTGCGATCGTGACGGCTCTTCTGATTGTCTATTTCTATCTTCTCGCGGTGTTCAAGGGCCTGCGCATGTTCACGGCCCTTTCGGTCATGGAAATGGCCCATGGGCTGCTCTTTCTTGCGTTGAGCATCGCGGCCATTGCCACCGGTCACTTGAGCGCCTTCACGCTGACGGCCGTCTACGGCATTTCGCTGGCACTGCCGATCGCGTGGTTTGGTTTTGGCTTCATCCGTACGATCGCGCGGTGGCACGGGCAGCATGAACTGACCGAAGAGGGCGATTTCGCGCGGCGGCTTCTCAAGTTCAGCGTCTGGACGACTCTGGCCGGCATCACCTGGCAGGTGCTGGTCTATTACCCGGCGTGGTACCTCAACAAGATTCAGGGGCAGGAGGCGGTTGCCGTCTTCAACGCCGTGCGCCAGATCGGGCAATTCGTCCTGATCGGCGCGGTGGCGGTGGTGACGGTGGTGATGACCATCGTGACCAAGACGTGGGAGAATCGCGGTCGCGAAGCGGCGCAGCGGCAACTGTCGCTGGCGTTCCGCGGGACGGGCCTGGCGTTGTTTGTGTTCTGTGCGATGCTGGCGCTGGCAAAGGATTACATCATCCTGATGTTCCGCGTGGAGTACGCCGACGGCGCGGCGATTCTCCCGATTCACCTGCTGTTCTTCCTGATGGGCGCGTACCTCGCGTTCCTGCCGATTCATTTTCACTTGATTGAGAAGACGCGACACATGTTCTGGCCGTGGGCGGCCGGTGTGGCCGCGAACGTGCTGTACGCCTTCTGGCTGGCGGGTCCGCAGCAGGCACGTGTGATGCGCACGGCGGGCTGGCAATGGGCCGCAGGCCATGCCTCGTGGATATTCACGACCGGCTTCAGCGGGCCGCGCGGGCTGGACAGCGCCGCCTGGTGCGGCGTCCTTGCCATTGCCACGTCACTGGCACTATGTGTCTGGCTGATTCAGGCCGAATGCACCCGGCTCGATCGGGGCACGTTCATTGTGCTGGGGGCGGCCTGCCTGCTGGCGTTAAGCCCGCTTCTCTTGACCGCGGGGACGGTGCTGGTGTTGCTTGTGGCGTGGAAGACGGAGCTTGTCTTCTCCGCGGACGAGCGACGCCGGATAAACGGCTACATTCTCGAATCGCTTCGCCATGTGCCGCCGTTGCGGGCACTGGGACGATGGCGAAACGGACGAACCTGA
- the epsL gene encoding putative sugar transferase EpsL → MSAIKSTAVAISVLERADGRAVLPTMLAPSASRERRGYAVVSRVLDVAISCIALVLAAPIILASAVAIKLTSRGPVFFKQPRAGRGHEPFTMFKLRTMYNGADDDKELFRRLNSLPTGPCFKMRNDPRVTTVGRWLRRTSIDELPQFLNVLRGDMSLVGPRPLPLDEVRTDTADQRLRLSIKPGITCLWQVSGRTEIPYEEWLALDVWYIRNRSLALDLQILFKTLPAVLSGRGAY, encoded by the coding sequence ATGTCCGCGATCAAGTCTACCGCCGTCGCGATTTCCGTGCTCGAACGAGCCGACGGGCGCGCGGTGCTGCCGACAATGCTGGCTCCCTCCGCGTCGCGCGAGCGTCGCGGGTATGCCGTCGTTTCGCGCGTGCTCGACGTGGCGATATCGTGCATCGCCCTGGTGCTGGCGGCGCCGATCATTCTCGCGTCGGCTGTTGCAATCAAGCTCACCTCGCGCGGGCCGGTCTTCTTCAAGCAGCCGCGCGCGGGCCGGGGCCACGAGCCCTTCACCATGTTCAAGCTCCGCACCATGTACAACGGCGCGGACGACGACAAAGAACTGTTTCGCCGCTTGAACAGCCTCCCGACCGGGCCGTGCTTCAAAATGAGGAACGACCCGCGCGTGACAACCGTCGGCCGATGGCTCCGTCGGACAAGCATCGATGAGCTTCCGCAGTTTCTCAACGTCTTGCGGGGCGACATGAGCCTCGTCGGCCCGCGGCCCCTGCCGCTCGACGAGGTTCGCACCGATACCGCCGACCAGCGGCTGCGATTAAGCATCAAACCGGGCATCACGTGTCTGTGGCAGGTCAGCGGGCGGACGGAAATCCCCTACGAGGAGTGGCTGGCGCTGGATGTTTGGTATATCCGCAATCGCTCGCTGGCGCTGGACCTGCAAATCCTCTTCAAAACGCTGCCCGCCGTGTTGAGCGGTCGCGGGGCGTATTGA
- the kanE_2 gene encoding Alpha-D-kanosaminyltransferase, producing the protein MAKRTNLNRGREGAGGGDVRIAIVICTKDRPEALRETLRSVWSQSRAPDELLIIDDGRMDDATQADIARDAAHASTRFIYHRKNEPGLTRSRNVAAQQASADVLIYLDDDVTCAANLVEEIATIMADSRVAAVSPVIEEPRLGGRTAQLWQLGYRIAGWWRVRPDVDAAVRGAPPTILAWEPQRVRLLIHLSGAAMALRRDVVLANPFDETLTQYALGEDREMGYRLAPSHWMIEARNTSVVHRRETGGRGDPRRFGFMTSRNYLYILTKTCRMSPGRWAMVVWSLLLIGLMHAAWGLVQRDHWLELRGMIGGVRAFVAERFRSVPASPNRSPSVRERGHRSRSPFESLQRSVLAGPRNALAADSKPLRVLFVTNRLEPGGAELMLASLAKHLPARGVQPVIACLKDAGPLAADLRGHGIAIHDQLLHHKTDVAVIARLRRLLHDEAIDVVTVAHSGGDRMFWSTLAAATRRMPVVVWSHWFPREGHQHFETANRALYRFVDVFVALGERQRQAMIRHEKVPAGRIAVIRNAIELDAFIGRSRGAARRALRLADDQFAVGIVANLREEKRHDVFIRAARTLAGRFPNIRFLIIGDGPNRDAVQAAAEASGLDHERLRLLGARHDVPDLLLGLDVACLCSEVECFSVSMLEAAVCGVPFVAPDVGCLGEFLVHEQTGLLTRPADSEGLAMSVERLATDAALRHRIVEAARRRAIHEFGVEHMAGAFSDLFAVVVARGPRKRSAAIRPNQVAATAG; encoded by the coding sequence ATGGCGAAACGGACGAACCTGAATCGAGGCCGCGAGGGGGCAGGGGGCGGCGACGTGCGAATCGCGATTGTCATCTGTACGAAGGATCGGCCCGAAGCGCTGCGCGAAACGCTGCGATCGGTCTGGTCGCAATCGCGCGCGCCGGATGAATTGCTCATCATCGACGACGGCCGAATGGACGACGCAACGCAGGCCGACATTGCGCGCGACGCCGCGCACGCCAGCACCCGTTTTATTTACCACCGCAAGAACGAACCCGGCTTGACTCGCTCGCGCAACGTTGCCGCGCAGCAGGCGTCGGCTGACGTGTTGATCTACCTCGACGACGACGTGACCTGCGCGGCGAACCTCGTGGAAGAAATCGCGACGATCATGGCGGACTCGCGCGTCGCGGCCGTTTCGCCCGTCATCGAGGAACCACGACTGGGCGGTCGCACGGCGCAGCTCTGGCAGCTTGGTTATCGCATAGCAGGTTGGTGGCGGGTGCGGCCGGACGTGGATGCCGCCGTGCGCGGTGCGCCGCCGACGATCCTGGCATGGGAGCCGCAGCGCGTTCGCCTGTTGATACATCTGTCCGGTGCGGCCATGGCGTTGCGGCGCGACGTGGTACTGGCGAATCCTTTTGATGAAACACTCACGCAGTACGCGCTGGGCGAAGACCGCGAGATGGGCTACCGTCTCGCGCCGAGCCATTGGATGATCGAAGCACGAAATACAAGCGTCGTTCATCGGCGCGAAACCGGCGGACGCGGCGACCCGCGCCGGTTCGGTTTCATGACCAGCCGCAATTATCTGTACATCCTCACCAAGACCTGCCGTATGTCACCGGGCCGGTGGGCGATGGTCGTATGGAGCTTGCTGTTGATCGGTCTTATGCACGCGGCGTGGGGGCTGGTGCAGCGCGACCATTGGCTTGAGCTTCGGGGCATGATCGGGGGCGTGCGTGCGTTCGTGGCAGAGCGATTTCGAAGCGTGCCGGCGTCACCGAATCGGTCGCCGTCGGTGCGAGAGCGAGGTCATCGATCAAGGTCTCCGTTTGAATCATTGCAACGGTCAGTTCTGGCTGGACCCCGGAATGCCTTGGCAGCGGATTCGAAGCCACTGCGCGTATTGTTTGTGACCAATCGCCTCGAACCCGGTGGGGCGGAGCTGATGCTGGCATCATTGGCGAAGCACCTGCCTGCGCGCGGTGTTCAACCGGTGATTGCCTGCCTGAAGGATGCCGGCCCGCTCGCCGCAGACTTGAGAGGGCATGGCATTGCCATTCACGATCAACTGCTCCATCACAAGACAGATGTTGCGGTGATCGCGCGGCTGCGCCGGTTGCTGCACGACGAAGCGATCGACGTGGTCACCGTGGCGCACAGCGGCGGCGATCGCATGTTCTGGTCTACGCTGGCAGCCGCGACGCGCCGCATGCCCGTCGTCGTGTGGTCGCACTGGTTCCCGCGCGAGGGGCATCAGCACTTCGAGACAGCCAATCGCGCGTTGTACCGGTTTGTGGATGTGTTTGTGGCATTGGGCGAACGACAGCGGCAGGCCATGATCCGTCATGAGAAAGTGCCGGCCGGGCGCATCGCAGTCATTCGCAACGCCATCGAGCTGGACGCCTTCATTGGCCGATCGCGCGGCGCAGCGCGGCGCGCGCTGCGGCTCGCCGACGATCAATTTGCCGTGGGGATCGTTGCGAACCTGCGCGAAGAGAAGCGGCACGACGTCTTCATTCGCGCGGCGCGCACCCTGGCCGGGCGGTTTCCAAACATACGATTCCTGATCATCGGCGACGGGCCGAACCGCGACGCGGTGCAGGCGGCCGCCGAGGCGTCGGGCCTAGATCACGAGCGCCTGCGGTTGCTTGGCGCGCGACACGACGTGCCGGACCTGCTGCTTGGGCTGGACGTGGCGTGTCTGTGCAGCGAGGTTGAGTGCTTCAGCGTGAGCATGCTGGAGGCGGCCGTGTGCGGCGTGCCCTTTGTCGCGCCGGACGTGGGCTGCCTCGGCGAGTTTCTGGTTCACGAGCAGACGGGGCTCTTGACGCGCCCGGCCGACTCGGAAGGTCTGGCGATGTCGGTTGAGCGATTGGCGACCGACGCTGCGCTTCGCCATCGGATCGTCGAAGCGGCGCGGCGAAGGGCGATCCATGAGTTCGGCGTCGAACACATGGCGGGGGCCTTTTCGGACTTGTTCGCCGTTGTTGTGGCGCGTGGGCCGCGGAAGCGATCAGCGGCAATTCGGCCAAACCAGGTCGCGGCGACCGCCGGATGA
- a CDS encoding FG-GAP repeat protein, giving the protein MNMFRIVASLTVAFCALTFAPPASAQMFVESSTTRFPQPDPNEYTNQCTLGDIDGDTDLDIIWANGGNFTSAGTNQLARIYINDGTGVFTDQSVARGAVSGLFRGVELGDVDNDGDLDMVLAEDFNRQPNLLINNGSGFFTDESATRLPATTLGSSRAQFADIDNDGDLDLYFTNGGASRWGSGQNRIYVNNGAGVFTDETATRHPVAVLSEPQDAIFADIDGDYDLDVRTASTGSGVSRLYRNDGTGVYSTVAGVPTDANCYSYDFGDIDGDGDLDLLGANASGSGNNSELMLRNDSAGTVFTNVSANISPNPAVDDNDSKFFDYDNDGDLDLIVARLGGTAERIYNNNGSGVFTEVTGLITAISDATLDIKVGDVNGDGRLDIVTAQGESGSFRNRLYINTTGAVDTRAPRIVATEPIANNNNVSSPFVVRAAILDDMSSDRNFFDRGITLNYTIDAGPVQQVAARHSGGQIYRAVIPPVGCGGVVSYFFTARDFANNLGTGPTQMFTVTPTLMPGDLDADGDVDHVDGQILANVLIGSDTDPGHICRADLNGDTLRDGQDVISFVALIP; this is encoded by the coding sequence GTGAACATGTTTCGAATTGTTGCTTCTTTGACGGTTGCATTCTGCGCGCTGACGTTTGCCCCGCCAGCATCGGCACAGATGTTTGTCGAGTCCAGCACGACGCGCTTCCCACAACCTGACCCGAATGAGTACACCAACCAGTGTACGCTTGGCGACATCGACGGCGACACCGACCTGGACATCATCTGGGCCAACGGCGGCAACTTCACCTCCGCCGGCACGAACCAGCTCGCGCGAATCTACATCAACGACGGAACCGGCGTATTCACCGACCAGAGCGTCGCCCGCGGCGCTGTGAGCGGCCTCTTTCGCGGGGTCGAACTGGGCGACGTCGACAATGACGGCGACCTGGACATGGTCCTCGCCGAGGACTTCAACCGACAGCCGAACCTGCTCATTAACAACGGCAGCGGCTTCTTCACCGACGAATCCGCCACGCGATTGCCCGCCACGACGCTCGGCAGCAGCCGGGCGCAGTTCGCCGACATCGACAACGACGGCGATCTCGATCTGTACTTCACCAACGGCGGGGCCAGCCGCTGGGGCTCGGGTCAGAATCGCATTTATGTCAACAATGGCGCAGGCGTCTTCACCGACGAAACCGCGACACGCCATCCCGTGGCTGTGCTCTCCGAGCCGCAGGACGCCATCTTCGCGGATATCGATGGCGACTATGACCTGGATGTACGTACCGCCAGCACCGGCAGCGGCGTCAGCCGCCTCTATCGCAACGACGGCACAGGCGTCTACAGCACCGTCGCGGGCGTACCGACAGATGCGAACTGCTATTCCTACGACTTCGGCGACATCGATGGTGACGGCGATCTCGACCTGCTCGGGGCGAACGCTTCCGGCTCCGGCAATAACTCTGAACTGATGCTTCGCAACGACTCCGCCGGCACGGTCTTCACCAACGTCAGCGCGAACATCTCCCCCAATCCCGCGGTCGACGACAACGACAGCAAGTTCTTCGACTATGACAACGACGGCGATCTCGATCTGATCGTCGCGCGACTGGGTGGCACGGCCGAGCGAATCTACAATAACAACGGCAGCGGCGTCTTCACCGAAGTCACCGGGCTCATCACCGCCATCAGCGACGCAACGCTTGACATCAAGGTTGGCGACGTGAACGGCGACGGTCGATTGGACATCGTCACGGCCCAAGGCGAATCAGGTAGCTTCCGCAATCGCCTGTACATCAACACGACCGGCGCGGTCGATACCCGCGCGCCGCGCATCGTCGCCACCGAGCCCATTGCCAACAACAACAACGTCTCGTCGCCGTTCGTGGTGCGCGCCGCGATCCTCGACGACATGTCATCGGATCGGAATTTCTTCGACCGGGGCATCACGCTGAACTACACCATCGACGCCGGGCCGGTCCAGCAAGTCGCGGCGCGGCACAGCGGCGGCCAGATCTATCGCGCGGTGATTCCGCCGGTCGGCTGCGGCGGCGTGGTCTCGTACTTCTTCACGGCGCGCGACTTCGCCAACAATCTCGGCACGGGCCCCACACAAATGTTCACGGTGACCCCCACCCTGATGCCCGGCGATCTCGACGCCGATGGCGACGTCGATCATGTCGACGGCCAGATTCTCGCCAACGTGCTGATCGGGTCCGACACCGACCCCGGGCACATTTGCCGGGCCGATCTCAATGGCGACACCCTGCGCGACGGGCAGGACGTGATCTCATTCGTCGCGCTGATCCCCTGA
- the pip gene encoding Proline iminopeptidase yields MPRMNSSSGFDPRFRYRLHVVACLVAFASLGSLLPCAPAFAQVPGENLQDYYPPIEPFQTGYLKVSDIHEIYYELCGNPRGIPVMVLHGGPGGGCGPNMRRFHDPKRYFIILHDQRGAGKSKPHAELRDNNTQALVDDIERLRIALRLPKVQLFGGSWGSTLALAYAEKYPRHVSSLVLRGIFTATREEIDHFYHGGVAQYYPEVFDQLKSIVPKPEEKNYPAQFLELLQSKDKSTRDKIARAWAAYETKLAALVTSDAEVQEILDAEDVYAFSLIENHYMANNCFLKEGQLLADAPKLSGIPTVICHGRYDVICPPIAAWRVMKAIPGARLVLVEAAGHSGSAPPMRSALIEGIKSIQPLIADTADQRIEIRAASQPATTQPSGDQRDE; encoded by the coding sequence ATGCCGCGCATGAATTCATCCAGCGGTTTCGATCCACGGTTTCGTTACAGGCTACATGTCGTTGCGTGCCTGGTGGCCTTTGCAAGTCTCGGCTCCCTCTTGCCGTGTGCGCCGGCATTTGCCCAGGTGCCCGGCGAGAATCTGCAGGATTACTACCCGCCGATTGAGCCGTTTCAGACGGGATACCTGAAAGTCTCGGACATTCACGAAATCTATTACGAGTTGTGCGGCAATCCGCGAGGCATCCCCGTCATGGTTCTGCACGGTGGGCCGGGCGGTGGCTGCGGGCCGAACATGCGACGCTTCCACGACCCGAAGCGGTACTTCATCATCCTGCACGACCAGCGCGGCGCGGGGAAAAGCAAGCCCCACGCCGAGTTGCGCGATAACAACACGCAGGCGCTTGTTGATGACATCGAGCGACTGCGCATCGCGCTGCGATTGCCGAAGGTACAGCTTTTTGGCGGCTCGTGGGGCTCGACGCTCGCGCTGGCCTACGCCGAGAAGTATCCGCGGCACGTCAGCTCCCTCGTGTTGCGCGGCATCTTCACCGCCACGCGCGAGGAGATCGACCACTTCTATCACGGTGGCGTCGCGCAGTACTACCCCGAAGTGTTTGATCAGCTCAAGTCGATCGTCCCCAAGCCGGAAGAGAAGAACTACCCGGCCCAGTTCCTCGAATTGCTCCAGAGCAAGGACAAATCGACACGCGATAAAATCGCCCGCGCCTGGGCGGCCTATGAGACCAAGCTCGCGGCACTGGTCACGAGCGATGCGGAAGTGCAGGAGATTCTCGACGCCGAGGACGTGTACGCCTTCTCGCTCATCGAGAATCACTACATGGCGAATAATTGCTTCCTCAAGGAAGGGCAACTGCTCGCGGATGCGCCGAAGCTGTCCGGCATCCCGACGGTCATCTGCCATGGGCGTTACGACGTGATCTGCCCGCCCATCGCAGCGTGGCGAGTGATGAAAGCAATTCCGGGCGCGCGGCTGGTGCTCGTCGAGGCTGCCGGCCACAGCGGCTCGGCCCCGCCGATGCGTTCCGCGTTGATTGAAGGGATCAAGTCAATCCAACCGCTGATTGCCGACACGGCTGACCAGCGCATCGAAATCAGGGCCGCAAGCCAGCCCGCCACCACCCAGCCGTCAGGGGATCAGCGCGACGAATGA